One window from the genome of Oncorhynchus kisutch isolate 150728-3 linkage group LG21, Okis_V2, whole genome shotgun sequence encodes:
- the LOC109866539 gene encoding zinc transporter 1-like, which yields MACEPNRVRLLCMLSLTFGFFIVEVVVSRITASLAMLSDSFHMLSDVIALVVALVAVRFAEKTQSTNKNTFGWIRAEVMGALVNAVFLTALCFTIILEAVERFTNPHEIEKPHVVIGVGAAGLLVNLLGLCLFHGHAGGGHGHSHGGGHSHGNKKNKRGKICKSERPNGSSGEESNNLVGSHNSPPNGVDTERRRHEIVRNDGEVHMNGSATYEDMDHSHDEGSLNMRGVFLHVLGDALGSVIVVVNALIFTFVWRPCPPGESCFNPCHSTDHPHVNHSLVDLSMDGNGSSFQRTMVGPCWVLYLDPTLCIIMVGILLYTTYPLLKESALILLQTVPKQIDMHRLNERLLSLDGVLAIHELHIWQLAGSRIIATAHIKCHDPTSYMDVAKRIKDFFHDEGIHATTIQPEFVTVNSESSASLCELSCRTQCAPKLCCGAADKQGVAGTGPAGEGKVLAASAMEVISETPEGAAGASVLEQAAAAVVQVVPRTPEPEVIITREVESSL from the exons ATGGCTTGTGAGCCTAATCGTGTGCGGCTACTATGCATGCTTTCATTGACATTTGGTTTTTTTATTGTGGAGGTAGTCGTCAGCCGGATCACGGCATCTTTGGCAATGCTGTCGGACTCATTTCATATGCTATCGGATGTCATAGCGCTGGTTGTGGCTTTGGTAGCGGTGCGCTTCGCTGAGAAGACGCAATCGACAAATAAAAACACGTTCGGATGGATCCGGGCGGAGGTGATGGGTGCTCTCGTAAACGCAGTGTTCCTCACAGCTCTCTGTTTCACCATTATCTTGGAGGCCGTCGAGCGGTTCACCAACCCACATGAAATCGAGAAACCCCATGTAGTAATCGGTGTGGGGGCCGCCGGGCTCCTGGTCAACCTCCTCGGGCTGTGCTTGTTCCACGGACACGCAGGTGGTGGACACGGGCACTCTCACGGAGGAGGCCATTCTCATGGAAATAAGAAAAACAAGAGGGGTAAAATATGCAAGTCAGAAAGACCGAATGGATCATCAGGAGAGGAGTCCAACAACCTGGTGGGAAGCCACAACAGCCCCCCTAATGGCGTGGACACTGAGAGACGTAGACATG AGATTGTTCGCAACGACGGTGAGGTACATATGAACGGCAGCGCCACCTACGAGGACATGGACCACAGCCACGATGAGGGTTCACTCAACATGCGCGGCGTCTTCCTGCATGTGCTGGGCGATGCCCTGGGCTCGGTCATCGTGGTGGTCAACGCCCTTATCTTCACCTTTGTGTGGCGGCCGTGCCCGCCTGGCGAGAGCTGCTTCAACCCATGCCACTCGACAGACCACCCGCACGTTAACCACTccctggtggacctgtccatggATGGCAACGGTTCTAGCTTTCAGCGGACCATGGTGGGGCCATGCTGGGTGCTCTACCTTGACCCCACGCTGTGCATCATCATGGTGGGTATCCTGCTCTACACCACCTACCCACTGCTCAAGGAGTCTGCGCTGATCCTCCTGCAGACGGTGCCCAAACAGATCGACATGCACCGCCTCAACGAGCGGCTGCTCTCACTGGACGGTGTGCTTGCCATTCATGAGCTGCACATCTGGCAGCTGGCGGGTTCGCGCATCATCGCCACGGCGCACATCAAGTGCCACGACCCCACATCCTACATGGACGTGGCCAAGCGCATCAAGGACTTCTTCCACGACGAGGGCATCCACGCCACCACCATCCAGCCCGAGTTTGTCACGGTCAATTCCGAGTCAAGTGCCTCTCTCTGCGAGCTCTCCTGCCGGACTCAGTGTGCGCCCAAGTTGTGCTGTGGCGCTGCAGACAAGCAGGGTGTTGCTGGCACTGGTCCGGCAGGCGAGGGGAAGGTGCTGGCGGCCTCTGCAATGGAGGTGATCAGCGAGACCCCAGAGGGAGCAGCCGGAGCTTCAGTTCTAGAGCAGGCGGCTGCTGCAGTCGTCCAGGTGGTCCCCCGGACCCCGGAGCCCGAGGTCATCATCACCCGAGAGGTGGAATCTTCTCTGTGA